From Mycolicibacterium nivoides, a single genomic window includes:
- the opcA gene encoding glucose-6-phosphate dehydrogenase assembly protein OpcA, producing MIVDLPETNTGAINKKIVALREEGGAITLGRVLTLVIAPDTESVLEESIEAANWASREHPCRVIVVIPGDRLTTEARLDAQLRVGRDAGANEVVVLRLSGPLANHASSVVTPFLLPDTPVVTWWPDLAPAVPAKDPLGKLAIRRITDATNGTDPLACIKSRLNGYTDGDTDLAWSRVTYWRALLAAAIDQPPHEPITSALVSGLKDEPALDILAGWLANRIDGPVTRTTGELKVELTRPSETVTLARPQTGVTAVLSRTGKPDALVPLARREAKECLAEDLRRLDADEIYYDALTGIDKVSYV from the coding sequence ATGATCGTCGATCTGCCCGAGACCAATACCGGGGCGATCAACAAGAAGATCGTCGCTCTGCGCGAGGAGGGCGGTGCGATCACTCTCGGTCGGGTACTGACGCTGGTCATCGCCCCCGACACCGAATCGGTGCTCGAGGAGTCGATCGAGGCGGCCAACTGGGCCAGCCGTGAGCATCCGTGCCGCGTGATCGTGGTCATTCCCGGGGACCGACTGACCACCGAAGCCCGGCTGGATGCCCAGCTGCGGGTGGGCCGCGACGCCGGCGCCAACGAGGTGGTGGTGCTGCGTCTGTCAGGTCCGCTGGCCAACCACGCCAGCAGTGTGGTGACGCCGTTCCTGCTGCCCGACACCCCGGTGGTGACCTGGTGGCCCGACCTCGCCCCGGCCGTCCCTGCAAAGGATCCATTGGGCAAGTTGGCGATTCGCCGGATCACCGACGCCACCAACGGCACTGATCCGCTGGCCTGCATCAAGAGCAGGCTCAACGGCTATACCGACGGTGACACCGATCTGGCCTGGAGCCGCGTCACCTACTGGCGGGCACTGCTGGCCGCGGCGATCGACCAGCCGCCGCACGAACCCATCACCTCCGCGCTGGTATCCGGGCTCAAGGACGAACCCGCACTTGACATCCTGGCCGGCTGGTTGGCCAACCGGATCGACGGACCCGTGACCCGGACAACCGGCGAATTGAAGGTCGAGCTGACCAGGCCCAGTGAAACCGTGACCCTGGCACGTCCGCAGACCGGCGTCACCGCCGTACTGAGCCGTACCGGCAAGCCGGATGCGTTGGTGCCGCTGGCCCGCCGCGAGGCCAAGGAGTGCCTGGCCGAGGATCTACGCCGCCTCGACGCCGACGAAATCTACTACGACGCTCTCACGGGCATCGACAAGGTGAGTTATGTCTGA
- the zwf gene encoding glucose-6-phosphate dehydrogenase: MSPASADTTAWRNPLRDKRDKRMPRIAGPCAVVIFGVTGDLARKKLMPAIYDLANRGLLPPGFALVGFARRDWADEDFGRIVFDAVKQHARTPFRQEVWDRLAEGFRFVQGTFDDDASFERLKETLHKLDVERGTSGNHAFYLSIPPKAFPQVCEQLSKSGLADKPEGSWSRVVIEKPFGHDLKSAEELNAVVNSVFPESSVFRIDHYLGKETVQNLLALRFANEMFEPVLNSHYVDSVQITMAEDIGLGGRGGYYDGVGAARDVIQNHLLQLLALTAMEEPVSFSPAELQAEKIKVLSATRLAEPLDETTSRGQYAAGWQGGEKVVGLLDEEGFSKTSTTETFAAITLDVDTRRWAGVPFYLRTGKRLGRRVTEIALLFKRAPHLPFDATMTDELGQNALVIRVQPDEGITLRFGSKVPGHIMEVRDVSMDFSYGSAFAEESPEAYERLILDVLLGEPSLFPVNDEVELCWKILDPALEYWATHGKPDSYESGTWGPDSAFEMLRRSGREWRRP, translated from the coding sequence ATGAGCCCGGCCAGCGCCGACACCACCGCCTGGCGTAACCCGTTGCGGGACAAGCGCGACAAGCGCATGCCCCGCATCGCGGGACCCTGTGCGGTGGTGATCTTCGGCGTCACGGGTGACCTGGCCCGCAAGAAGCTGATGCCGGCCATCTACGACCTGGCCAATCGCGGCTTGCTGCCGCCCGGCTTCGCGCTGGTGGGCTTCGCTCGCCGCGATTGGGCGGATGAGGATTTCGGCAGGATCGTCTTCGACGCAGTCAAACAGCACGCCCGCACGCCGTTCCGCCAGGAGGTCTGGGACCGCCTGGCGGAGGGGTTCCGGTTCGTACAGGGCACATTCGACGATGACGCCTCGTTCGAACGCCTCAAGGAGACGCTGCACAAACTCGACGTCGAACGCGGCACCAGCGGCAATCACGCGTTCTACCTGTCGATCCCGCCGAAGGCGTTCCCCCAGGTCTGCGAGCAACTGTCGAAATCCGGGCTCGCCGACAAGCCGGAGGGCAGCTGGAGCCGGGTGGTGATCGAGAAGCCGTTCGGTCACGACCTCAAGAGCGCCGAGGAACTCAACGCTGTGGTCAACAGCGTGTTCCCGGAGTCGTCGGTGTTCCGCATCGACCACTACCTGGGCAAGGAGACCGTCCAGAACCTCCTGGCACTGCGCTTCGCCAACGAGATGTTCGAGCCGGTGTTGAACTCGCACTACGTCGACAGTGTGCAGATCACGATGGCCGAGGACATCGGTCTCGGCGGACGCGGCGGCTACTACGACGGTGTCGGTGCCGCCCGGGACGTCATCCAGAACCACCTGCTGCAGCTGCTGGCTCTGACCGCGATGGAAGAGCCGGTGAGCTTCTCCCCCGCAGAGCTGCAAGCCGAGAAGATCAAGGTGCTGTCGGCGACCCGGCTCGCCGAGCCGCTCGACGAGACCACTTCCCGGGGGCAGTACGCCGCGGGCTGGCAGGGCGGCGAGAAAGTCGTCGGGCTGCTGGACGAGGAAGGCTTCTCGAAGACATCGACCACCGAGACGTTCGCAGCCATCACCCTGGATGTGGACACCCGGCGCTGGGCCGGCGTGCCGTTCTATCTGCGCACCGGAAAACGCTTGGGCCGCAGAGTCACCGAGATCGCGCTGTTGTTCAAGCGCGCGCCACACCTGCCCTTCGACGCCACGATGACCGACGAGCTCGGCCAGAACGCACTGGTGATCCGGGTACAACCGGACGAAGGCATCACTCTGCGGTTCGGGTCCAAGGTTCCGGGCCACATCATGGAAGTCCGCGATGTCAGCATGGACTTCTCCTACGGCTCGGCCTTCGCCGAGGAATCACCCGAGGCCTACGAACGCCTGATCCTCGATGTGCTGCTGGGCGAGCCATCGCTGTTCCCGGTCAACGACGAGGTCGAATTGTGCTGGAAGATCCTCGATCCCGCACTGGAGTACTGGGCGACGCACGGTAAGCCCGATTCGTACGAGTCCGGAACGTGGGGCCCCGATTCGGCGTTCGAGATGCTGCGCCGGTCGGGCCGCGAATGGAGGCGGCCGTGA
- a CDS encoding DUF1254 domain-containing protein produces the protein MNPDNFARAESDLYFANAVKDGGFGKFFHNRELTPIDHQLVIRQNRDTLYSAAVFDLDGGPVTITLPESGDRFMSLQVISEDHYTTNVAYAPAEVTFSRDSVDTRFAIAAVRTLVDPGDTADLAAVHALQDAITVSQAEPGFFEIPQWDPVSQKTVRDALITLSTTLTDTNRMFGPKYDVEPVRHLIGSAFAWGGNPARDALYLTVVPARNDGSTVHRLTVKDVPVDGFWSVTVYNKDGYFTANPQNAYSLNNITAVKDDDGSTTVQFGGSGAGNVLPITEGWNYIVRLYRPRPEILDGSWTFPGAQPV, from the coding sequence GTGAACCCCGACAACTTCGCGCGTGCCGAATCCGACCTGTACTTCGCCAATGCAGTCAAGGACGGCGGTTTCGGAAAGTTCTTCCACAACCGCGAGCTGACCCCCATCGACCACCAGCTCGTCATCCGGCAGAACCGGGACACGCTGTACTCGGCGGCGGTGTTCGACCTCGACGGCGGTCCCGTGACCATCACGCTGCCCGAGAGCGGGGACCGGTTCATGTCGCTGCAGGTCATCAGCGAGGACCACTACACCACCAACGTCGCCTACGCGCCGGCCGAGGTGACGTTCAGCCGCGACTCCGTCGACACCCGCTTTGCGATCGCGGCGGTGCGCACCCTGGTCGATCCGGGCGATACCGCTGACCTGGCCGCAGTGCACGCCCTGCAGGACGCGATCACCGTCTCGCAGGCCGAGCCGGGATTCTTCGAGATCCCGCAATGGGATCCGGTGAGCCAGAAGACGGTTCGCGATGCGCTCATCACGTTGTCCACCACACTCACGGACACCAACCGGATGTTCGGCCCCAAGTACGACGTGGAGCCGGTCCGGCATCTGATCGGCTCGGCATTCGCCTGGGGCGGCAACCCCGCGCGCGACGCGCTCTATCTCACAGTGGTGCCGGCCCGCAACGACGGCTCCACCGTGCACCGCCTGACCGTGAAGGACGTCCCGGTTGACGGGTTCTGGTCGGTGACCGTCTACAACAAGGACGGCTATTTCACCGCGAACCCGCAGAACGCCTACTCGCTGAACAACATCACCGCGGTCAAGGACGACGACGGCTCAACCACCGTGCAGTTCGGTGGTAGCGGCGCGGGCAACGTGCTGCCGATCACCGAGGGCTGGAACTACATCGTGCGGCTGTACCGGCCGAGGCCCGAGATCCTCGACGGGTCGTGGACGTTCCCCGGCGCGCAGCCGGTTTAG
- the tkt gene encoding transketolase — MTTAEEITALTQPNHPDDWTELDSVAVDTVRVLAADAVQKVGNGHPGTAMSLAPLAYTLFQRQLRHDPSDTEWIGRDRFVLSCGHSSLTLYLQLYLGGFGLELADIEALRTWGSLTPGHPEYHHTKGVEITTGPLGQGLASAVGMAMAARYERGLFDPDTAPGESPFDHYIYVVASDGDMEEGVTSEASSLAGTQQLGNLIVFWDDNKISIEHNTDIALSEDVPARYRAYGWHVQEVEGGENVVGIEQAIAEAKKVTDKPSFIALRTIIGYPAPTKMNTGGVHGSALGADEVAATKKILGFDPDKSFDVRDDVIAHTRELVNRGKKAHADWQVTFDAWAEREPERKELLDRLQAQKLPEGWDADLPHWELDSKPVATRAASGAVLAAVGQTLPELWGGSADLAGSNNTTIKGANSFGPPSISTEDWNATWYGRTLHFGIREHAMGAILSGIVLHGPTRAYGGTFLQFSDYMRPAVRLASLMNIDPIYVWTHDSIGLGEDGPTHQPIEHLAALRAIPNLSVVRPGDPNETAYAWKTVLERTASTGPVGLILTRQGVPVIEGTSAEGVARGGYVLGGAPDENPDVVIIATGSELQLAVAAQKLLADKEITASVVSMPCVEWFESQPKEYRDSVLPPAVSARVAVEAGVAQSWYKLVGDTGEIVSIEHYGASADDKTLFREFGFTPEAVAAAAERSLDN; from the coding sequence GTGACCACCGCCGAAGAGATCACCGCTCTCACCCAGCCCAACCACCCAGATGACTGGACCGAACTCGACAGCGTTGCGGTCGACACCGTCCGGGTGCTCGCGGCTGACGCGGTGCAGAAGGTCGGCAACGGCCACCCGGGAACAGCGATGAGCCTGGCTCCCCTCGCCTACACGCTGTTCCAGCGGCAGCTGCGCCACGATCCCAGCGACACCGAGTGGATCGGCCGGGACCGTTTCGTACTGTCCTGCGGGCATTCCAGCCTGACCCTGTACCTGCAGCTCTACCTCGGCGGGTTCGGCCTGGAGCTGGCCGACATCGAGGCGCTGCGCACCTGGGGTTCGCTGACCCCGGGCCACCCCGAGTACCACCACACCAAGGGTGTGGAGATCACCACCGGCCCGCTCGGCCAGGGGCTGGCGTCGGCGGTCGGAATGGCGATGGCCGCTCGTTACGAGCGTGGCCTGTTCGATCCCGACACCGCACCGGGCGAGAGCCCGTTCGACCACTACATCTACGTGGTGGCCTCGGACGGCGACATGGAGGAGGGCGTCACCAGCGAAGCGTCGTCACTCGCGGGCACCCAGCAGCTCGGCAATCTCATCGTGTTCTGGGATGACAACAAGATCTCCATCGAACACAACACCGACATCGCGCTCAGCGAGGATGTGCCCGCGCGCTACCGCGCCTACGGCTGGCACGTCCAGGAGGTCGAGGGCGGCGAGAACGTGGTGGGGATCGAGCAGGCGATCGCCGAGGCCAAGAAGGTCACCGACAAGCCCTCGTTCATCGCACTGCGGACCATCATCGGCTACCCCGCCCCCACCAAGATGAACACCGGTGGCGTGCACGGTTCCGCCCTGGGTGCCGACGAGGTGGCCGCCACCAAGAAGATCCTCGGGTTCGACCCCGACAAGAGCTTCGACGTGCGCGACGACGTCATCGCCCACACCCGTGAGCTGGTGAACCGCGGCAAGAAGGCGCACGCCGACTGGCAGGTGACCTTCGACGCCTGGGCCGAGCGCGAGCCCGAGCGCAAGGAGTTGCTGGACCGGCTGCAGGCGCAGAAGCTCCCCGAGGGCTGGGACGCCGACCTGCCGCATTGGGAGCTCGATTCCAAGCCGGTGGCCACCCGCGCCGCCTCTGGAGCCGTGCTGGCCGCCGTCGGCCAGACGCTGCCCGAACTGTGGGGTGGTTCGGCCGACCTGGCCGGCAGCAACAACACCACCATCAAGGGCGCGAATTCGTTTGGTCCTCCGTCGATCTCGACCGAGGACTGGAATGCGACCTGGTACGGCCGCACCCTGCACTTCGGTATCCGCGAGCATGCGATGGGCGCCATCCTGTCCGGCATCGTGCTGCACGGCCCGACGCGGGCGTACGGCGGAACATTCCTCCAGTTCTCGGATTACATGCGGCCGGCCGTGCGTTTGGCCTCATTGATGAACATCGATCCGATCTACGTCTGGACGCACGATTCGATCGGTCTCGGCGAGGACGGCCCGACGCACCAGCCGATCGAGCACCTGGCGGCGCTGCGCGCGATCCCGAACCTGTCCGTGGTGCGGCCGGGCGACCCGAACGAGACCGCCTACGCGTGGAAGACCGTGCTGGAGCGCACCGCCAGCACCGGCCCGGTCGGGTTGATCCTGACCCGTCAGGGCGTCCCGGTGATCGAGGGCACCAGCGCCGAAGGTGTGGCCCGCGGTGGCTACGTGCTCGGCGGCGCTCCCGACGAGAACCCCGATGTGGTGATCATCGCCACGGGTTCCGAACTCCAGCTCGCCGTCGCAGCGCAGAAGCTGTTGGCGGACAAGGAGATCACCGCCAGCGTGGTGTCGATGCCGTGTGTCGAGTGGTTCGAATCGCAGCCCAAGGAGTACCGCGATTCGGTGCTGCCGCCGGCGGTTTCGGCCCGGGTGGCGGTCGAGGCCGGAGTGGCGCAGAGTTGGTACAAGCTGGTCGGAGACACCGGCGAGATCGTCTCGATCGAGCACTACGGCGCCTCGGCCGACGACAAGACGCTGTTCCGTGAGTTCGGTTTCACCCCCGAGGCCGTGGCGGCCGCGGCGGAACGATCCCTAGACAACTGA
- a CDS encoding heme o synthase yields MSIRERRLINGAPSRIRSTILSYLALTKPRVIELLLVTTIPAMLLADRGTVDPLLILNTLVGGMLAAAGANTLNCVADADIDKVMKRTARRPLAQASVPTRHALIFGLVLSVTSFCWLTWTSNLLSGVLAVATIAFYVFVYTLLLKRRTSQNVVWGGAAGCMPVMIGWSAVTGTIQWPALVMFLIIFFWTPPHTWALAMRYKDDYKAAGVPMLPAVATERQVTRQILIYTWLTVITTLVLALATGWLYGAVALLAGAWFLVMAHQLYSGVKRGEPVKPLRLFLQSNNYLAVVFCALAIDSALALPTLFGH; encoded by the coding sequence GTGAGCATTCGCGAGCGCCGGCTCATCAATGGGGCGCCGAGCCGAATTCGATCCACCATCCTGTCGTATTTGGCGTTGACCAAGCCACGTGTGATCGAGTTGTTGCTGGTCACCACCATCCCTGCGATGTTGCTGGCAGACCGTGGCACCGTTGACCCGCTGCTGATCCTCAACACCTTGGTGGGCGGCATGCTGGCCGCGGCCGGCGCCAACACGCTCAACTGTGTCGCCGACGCCGACATCGACAAGGTGATGAAGCGCACCGCTCGCCGCCCGCTGGCCCAGGCCTCGGTCCCGACGCGGCACGCACTGATCTTCGGTCTGGTGCTCTCGGTCACCTCGTTCTGCTGGCTGACATGGACGTCGAATCTGCTGTCCGGCGTGCTGGCAGTGGCCACGATCGCGTTCTACGTCTTCGTCTACACGTTGCTGCTCAAACGCCGCACCTCGCAGAACGTGGTGTGGGGCGGGGCGGCCGGTTGCATGCCGGTGATGATCGGCTGGTCCGCGGTGACCGGCACCATCCAGTGGCCGGCATTGGTGATGTTCCTGATCATCTTCTTCTGGACTCCGCCGCACACCTGGGCGCTGGCGATGCGCTACAAGGACGACTACAAGGCGGCCGGGGTGCCGATGCTGCCCGCCGTGGCCACCGAGCGTCAGGTCACCCGCCAGATCCTGATCTACACCTGGCTCACGGTCATCACCACGCTGGTACTCGCGCTTGCCACCGGATGGCTCTATGGCGCCGTCGCCCTGCTTGCGGGCGCCTGGTTCCTGGTGATGGCCCACCAGCTGTACTCCGGGGTGAAGCGCGGCGAGCCGGTGAAGCCGCTGCGGTTGTTCCTGCAGTCGAACAACTACCTCGCCGTGGTGTTCTGCGCGCTGGCCATCGACTCGGCGCTCGCGCTGCCGACACTCTTCGGTCACTAG
- a CDS encoding ATP-grasp domain-containing protein has product MKLARPDVFHPRIVLAGCAALPEGDGDDAGLLMALRNRGLHARWLPWDDPATLDADLVVLRATWDYTERLDEFLTWTRSVPHLINSAQIVEWNTDKRYLDDLHRMGVPVVPTGYFAVGDNVSVPDGEVVVKPAVGAGSTGAQRFVDASEALAHAGALHANGRAVLVQPYDPRIADGETALVFLGGQESHAFTKGPILPPAGQSPEFEETGTYAQESLSPADPDDEVWEVGRLAIDAVIRLFDLEPEDLVYARVDVIGGPEDPRLLELELVEPGLGFRQLDPAAREHAERRFAVGVEGALERFGLGPLSHRGL; this is encoded by the coding sequence GTGAAGCTCGCCCGTCCGGATGTGTTCCATCCCCGCATCGTGCTGGCCGGTTGCGCTGCGTTGCCTGAGGGCGACGGCGACGACGCCGGCCTGCTCATGGCGCTGCGCAACCGCGGGCTGCACGCCCGCTGGCTGCCCTGGGACGACCCGGCCACCCTCGATGCCGATCTGGTGGTCCTGCGGGCCACCTGGGACTACACCGAGCGTCTCGACGAGTTCCTCACCTGGACGCGGTCGGTGCCCCACCTGATCAACTCGGCGCAGATCGTCGAGTGGAACACCGACAAGCGCTACCTCGACGACCTGCATCGCATGGGGGTGCCGGTGGTGCCGACCGGATACTTCGCGGTCGGCGACAACGTCAGCGTGCCCGATGGCGAAGTCGTGGTGAAGCCCGCGGTGGGCGCCGGTTCGACCGGGGCGCAGCGATTCGTCGATGCCTCGGAGGCCCTGGCCCACGCGGGGGCGCTGCACGCCAACGGCCGCGCCGTGCTGGTGCAGCCCTACGATCCGCGGATCGCCGACGGCGAGACCGCTCTGGTGTTCCTGGGCGGTCAGGAATCCCACGCGTTCACCAAGGGACCGATCCTGCCGCCGGCCGGGCAGTCACCCGAATTCGAGGAGACCGGCACCTATGCCCAGGAGTCGCTGTCGCCGGCGGATCCCGATGACGAGGTCTGGGAGGTCGGCCGCCTGGCGATCGACGCGGTGATCCGGCTGTTCGACCTCGAGCCCGAGGATCTGGTGTATGCCCGGGTCGACGTGATCGGCGGCCCGGAGGATCCCCGCCTACTGGAGCTGGAACTGGTCGAGCCGGGACTGGGATTCCGGCAGCTCGATCCGGCCGCGCGGGAGCATGCCGAGCGCCGGTTCGCGGTCGGCGTGGAGGGTGCCCTGGAGCGGTTCGGGCTGGGCCCGCTGTCACACCGGGGACTCTGA
- a CDS encoding SDR family NAD(P)-dependent oxidoreductase yields the protein MDTFEGRGAVVTGGASGIGLATARQFAARGARIVLADYDETALGRAVAQLRSEGYDAHGVPCDVRELEQVTHLADEAFRLLGAVHVVFNNAGVAVDGPIAQMTHDDWHFVLDVDLWGPVHGVEAFLPRLIEQGQGGHLLFTASFAGLVPNVGLGAYCVAKYGVVALAEVLAREVDSDGIGVSVLCPMMVGTNLLATSARARGDAVEDQLIAGDGVLDVDDVARLTAEAVLADRLYVLSHEASRTSIRRRFDRIDATFDAQTAAGWNH from the coding sequence GTGGACACCTTTGAAGGACGCGGCGCCGTGGTCACCGGCGGGGCCAGCGGCATCGGCTTGGCGACGGCGCGCCAATTCGCCGCGCGGGGCGCCCGGATCGTGCTCGCCGACTACGACGAAACGGCGCTCGGTCGAGCCGTCGCGCAACTGCGGTCCGAGGGATACGACGCCCACGGCGTGCCGTGCGATGTCCGCGAACTCGAGCAGGTGACTCACCTCGCCGACGAGGCCTTCCGGCTGCTCGGCGCCGTGCACGTGGTGTTCAACAACGCCGGCGTGGCTGTCGACGGGCCGATCGCGCAGATGACCCACGACGACTGGCATTTCGTCCTCGACGTCGACCTGTGGGGGCCGGTTCACGGTGTCGAGGCGTTTCTGCCCCGGCTGATCGAACAGGGCCAGGGTGGGCATCTCTTGTTCACCGCGTCGTTCGCCGGCTTGGTCCCCAACGTCGGCCTCGGCGCGTATTGCGTGGCCAAGTACGGTGTGGTCGCGCTGGCCGAGGTGCTGGCCCGCGAGGTCGACAGCGATGGCATCGGGGTTTCGGTCTTGTGCCCGATGATGGTGGGCACCAACCTTCTTGCCACGTCGGCGCGAGCCCGCGGAGACGCGGTCGAGGATCAACTCATCGCAGGCGACGGCGTTCTCGACGTCGACGACGTGGCCCGGCTCACCGCCGAGGCGGTGCTTGCCGACCGGCTGTACGTGCTGTCGCACGAGGCGTCACGAACTTCGATCCGCCGCAGATTCGATCGCATCGACGCGACCTTCGACGCGCAGACCGCCGCCGGGTGGAACCACTGA
- a CDS encoding quinone oxidoreductase family protein yields the protein MYAIEVAETGGPEVLSYVERPEPSPGPGEVLIKAEAVGVNFIDTYFRSGLYPRDVPFVVGSEVCGTVAAVGDDVAALAVGDRVVTANATGAYADFCVAPADFVAYVPDGVAPDAIASALLKGMTAHYLIKSTYAVQPSDTVLVHAGAGGVGLILTQWATSMGTRVITTASTPEKAELSRQAGAIEVLEYPEDPAEFGDKVRDLTGGAGVAAVYDGVGASTFDASLASLAVRGTLALFGAASGPVPPVDPQRLNAAGSVFLTRPTLAHHTRTPDEFSWRAGELINAIADGSITITVGGRYPLADAAQAHTDLQGRKTVGSIVLVP from the coding sequence GTGTATGCCATCGAAGTTGCCGAGACCGGCGGACCCGAAGTCCTGAGCTACGTCGAGCGGCCCGAGCCCTCCCCGGGCCCCGGCGAGGTACTGATCAAGGCCGAGGCGGTCGGCGTCAATTTCATCGACACCTACTTCCGGTCCGGGCTGTATCCGCGGGACGTCCCGTTCGTCGTCGGGTCTGAGGTGTGCGGCACCGTCGCAGCGGTCGGCGACGATGTGGCGGCGTTGGCCGTCGGTGACCGAGTGGTGACCGCGAATGCGACCGGCGCCTACGCCGACTTCTGCGTCGCCCCAGCAGATTTCGTCGCCTATGTGCCCGACGGCGTGGCACCCGACGCCATCGCATCGGCCCTGCTGAAAGGCATGACCGCGCACTACCTGATCAAATCGACCTATGCCGTGCAGCCGAGCGACACCGTGTTGGTGCATGCCGGCGCCGGCGGTGTCGGCCTGATCCTCACCCAGTGGGCCACCAGTATGGGCACCCGGGTGATCACCACGGCCTCGACGCCGGAGAAGGCCGAGCTGTCCCGGCAGGCCGGCGCGATCGAGGTGCTGGAGTATCCCGAGGATCCGGCCGAGTTCGGCGACAAGGTCCGCGATCTCACCGGCGGGGCGGGAGTGGCCGCCGTCTATGACGGGGTCGGTGCATCGACGTTCGACGCCAGCCTGGCCAGCCTCGCGGTGCGCGGCACACTCGCCCTGTTCGGTGCGGCCAGCGGACCGGTACCACCGGTGGATCCGCAGCGACTCAACGCGGCCGGCTCGGTGTTCCTGACCCGTCCGACGCTGGCCCACCACACCCGCACGCCCGATGAATTCTCCTGGCGCGCGGGAGAACTGATCAATGCCATCGCAGACGGATCCATCACCATCACCGTCGGTGGCCGTTACCCGCTGGCCGATGCGGCCCAGGCCCACACCGACCTGCAGGGCCGCAAGACCGTCGGCTCGATCGTGCTGGTGCCCTAG
- the tal gene encoding transaldolase produces MTQNPNLAALSAAGVSVWLDDLSRERLQSGNLTELINTRSVVGVTTNPSIFQAALSKGTAYDAQVKELAERGADVDATIRTVTTDDVRNACDVLAKQYEASEGVDGRVSIEVDPRLAHDTDKTILQAIELWKIVDRPNLLIKIPATLAGLPAITAVIAEGISVNVTLIFSVERHRAVMDAYLDGLEKAREAGHDLSKIHSVASFFVSRVDTEIDNRLEKIGSEDALGLRGKAGVANSRLAYAAYEEVFGGERFAALKGDGARVQRVLWASTGVKNPDYSDTLYVTELVAPHTVNTLPEKTLEAVADHGKITGDTITGTAAASQEVFDNLSAIGIDLVDVFKVLEDEGVDKFEKSWQELLDATQGQLDAATR; encoded by the coding sequence ATGACTCAGAACCCGAACCTCGCGGCGCTGAGTGCCGCGGGTGTGTCCGTCTGGCTCGACGATCTGTCGCGCGAGCGATTGCAATCAGGAAATCTGACGGAGCTCATCAATACCCGCAGCGTCGTGGGGGTGACCACCAACCCGTCGATCTTCCAGGCTGCGCTGTCGAAGGGCACCGCCTACGACGCTCAGGTCAAGGAACTCGCCGAGCGGGGCGCCGACGTCGACGCCACCATCCGCACCGTCACCACCGACGATGTTCGCAACGCCTGCGACGTCCTGGCCAAGCAGTACGAGGCCTCCGAGGGTGTCGACGGCCGGGTGTCGATCGAGGTCGACCCGCGGCTGGCCCACGACACCGACAAGACGATCCTGCAGGCGATCGAGCTGTGGAAGATCGTCGACCGGCCCAACCTGTTGATCAAGATTCCCGCGACGCTTGCCGGGTTGCCCGCGATCACCGCGGTGATCGCGGAGGGCATCTCGGTCAACGTCACGCTGATCTTCTCGGTCGAGCGGCACCGTGCGGTGATGGACGCCTACCTGGACGGACTGGAGAAGGCCCGCGAGGCCGGCCACGATCTGTCCAAGATCCACTCGGTCGCCTCGTTCTTCGTGTCCCGCGTGGACACCGAGATCGACAACCGGCTCGAGAAGATCGGTTCCGAGGACGCGTTGGGACTGCGCGGCAAGGCCGGTGTGGCCAACTCGCGCCTGGCCTACGCGGCCTACGAGGAAGTCTTTGGCGGCGAGCGCTTCGCGGCGCTCAAGGGTGACGGCGCCCGCGTGCAGCGCGTGCTGTGGGCGTCCACCGGCGTCAAGAACCCGGACTACTCGGACACGCTCTACGTCACCGAGCTGGTCGCACCGCACACGGTGAACACGTTGCCGGAGAAGACCCTGGAAGCGGTCGCCGACCACGGCAAGATCACCGGTGACACCATCACCGGGACTGCGGCGGCATCGCAGGAAGTCTTCGACAACCTCAGCGCCATCGGCATCGACCTGGTCGATGTGTTCAAGGTGCTCGAGGACGAGGGTGTGGACAAGTTCGAGAAGTCGTGGCAGGAACTGCTCGACGCAACACAGGGCCAACTCGACGCCGCCACGCGATGA